DNA from Evansella sp. LMS18:
CACGCTGGTTACTGGAAAGCGAATATAAAGCTTATACCGAGCCAAATGTTGTGTATTTTGAGGATGCACTGCCAATTAAGCACGAAAAGTATCCTCATGACAGGGACCTGCAGAATCCACACTTTGAAATCTGGATTCCAGTTGTTAAGAAATAACCTGGAAAAGATTCATGCGTATCATTTAGGGAGGGAAGCCATATGAATGAAAGGCAGGAAGCGTTATTTACGTCGTTAGAAACATATCGGAAGTACTTATTAGATGATCTAGAGGATGTAACAGAAGAAGAGGCGGAAATAATCCCTGATGGCTTCAGAAATAACATCCGCTGGAACATGGGGCATACTTATCTGGATCAATACTTATGGATTTTAGATGTCACTGGTGAAAAAGACGAAACAATGAAGAAGTTCAATCAGTGGTTCGGCTTTGGTACAACGCCTGATAATTTTACAGAAGAAACGCCTTCATTTCAGGAACTGAAAGTAATGCTTGAAAACCAAATTATAGATATTAAAGAGCGTTACGCACATCGGCTGGAAGAGAAACACCCGCCAACAAGCATGGAGCACTACACTACTATTGAGCAGGTTTTAGTCCGAACGGCTTTTCATGAAGGAATGCATACACAGGCAATCAACGATATTAAAAAGTGCATCCGGCATGCAGGGAAGGGCCAGCTTAGAAATCAGGAAGAAATTAGTTAAGTAGGTTATCAGGAGGGAGGATTCATTAATGGGTGTTTTAAATAAAAGCATAATTACAAAAGAAGCCTTTAAAGTCGTAGGTTTGGAGATTGACTGGTCACCTGATAAAGATAAACCATCAGAAAACACCATTGCAAAGCTATGGGAAAAGTTCAATGAGAGGTATTCAGAAATCAGCCATACTGTGCCAATGAGATGTTATGGACTGATGCGGTTTCCTCCTGGCTGGAAGGAAGGGGAACCTTTTAAATACATGGCTTGCACTGAGGTTACGGAAGTTCCTGCCGATCTCCCGGGTGGAATGACGGCTGCGGAAATCCCTCGTTTTGATTATGCTGTGTTAACCTATCAGGGAGTCATTGATGAGATTAGATATGCTAATGAATATTTCTTTAGCGAATGGGCGCCAAAAATTGAAGGCTTTCGTTTTGCACTTCCACATTGTATGGAATTTTACGGAGAAAGATATACAAGTAACGATGACCCTAAATCTGTTTTTGAGCTATGGTTTCCCCTTACTGGTAAAAACTAAAATGGAAAAGACGAGTGCTAGATCTGGCAGCTCGTCTTTTTTTCTTTCATTTTCCCAGTATATTCAGTAGGAAATACTTACGGTTTATTTTATCGTCCACTATTTTCAATGATTGGAACATAAATTTCAACCTCTTCTTCTGTGCTCCGATGCTGTGGAGGGCGAATGAATTCGATCGTATATGTGGTTGTATTTTCCTCGATTCCTTGCTGGAGCATCCAGTTTTTCAAAGTCTCATATCCTTGTTTTTTCTCTTTCATCTTCACACGGATAGCAGCATAGTTATGTTCCATTTTAAAATACTGCATTTCTTTAGGAAGGTTGTATGGCTTAAAGCTGACAGGTCTTGCCACAACATAGGATATTTTCTCTTCGTCTCCCGTTTGACCGGACTTATAAGCAAATAGCTTGATATTAGTGATACGGGAAACAATCGAATTATCTCGTTTCATTAATTCGTACATTTGCATTTCAGCATCTGATTCAATCTGGTCAGGATGTGCAAAATGTTTTACACCTGCAAATTCGAAAGTTCTCTTTATTCTATAAGGTGTCATATAATTATCGTCCGCGTACTGCTCCAGCAAGCTTTCCAGCCTCCTGAAAACTTCCATGCCTTTTCTTTCCCATTCGTATGCATGCTGTAATAATTCAATTGCTTTTTGACTGATAGCGAGGTCGTTAGGTTCGCCGCCCTGAGGGAATGGAAACATTTTTCCGAGCTGATCAAAATAAGAGGCGACTTTACTATAAAACCCTTTCGCTTCGGTCAGGCCATCGATAACTTGCTGATCCAGCTTTGTTGAAGCCTCCCATTTTTCTGACAGGATGGTTAAAAAATGTGTCGCGTGCTTACGTGCATCTGCCACAACAGCCATATTATATGCGTTGCCAAAGGCATCGATCTTTCGAGTCTGAAAAGCCCGGATCCATGCATCATAACCTGCTAAACCATGTCTGTATTCATAGGGAGCGAAGGGTGACTTCCCGTCCCCGTGTTCGATTATTTTTTTCAGGGCGTCACGGAACATTATTTGTGTTCTTTTGGGCACAGATTCAAAGAAGCCGCACAAAAACAAATGGCTGGATGCCCGCTCATTTAGCTCCGAATAGTTAATTATTCCTTCTTTTTTCATATCTTTCGCATAAAATACCTGCTGTTCATGGTCATATCCATAGATCAGGCCGAATTCAGGGGAAAATAAATCCCAGGATATAATAGGAACTCCTGTATCAATTCTGGCTTCTGCCATACGGATTGTGTCTGCTAAATCTTTATTTGAGAGGGGAGTGAATTCGCTTTTGGTTAAGGTGTAAACACCAAGTGTTTTCAAGTTCTGGGAAACGAGTTCATATGGCGCGAACATAGTTGGACCTGCCGGGCTGACCGACTCTGGGTGAATATTCATTCGGAATGCGTGGGAGGAATAACCCATTATTTCAGAAAGGGAAAAATCCTTTTTATCCGTGTACTGTAGCATTGCATACATTGCCTGCGCTGCAGAAGTCATCGTTTTCACCGTATTTAGTTGCATCATAACCCCCTGATCCTCCTTACATAATTATTGGCTTGGCAAGCACTTTCCGCTTTGAATTATCGTGGCCTAACTGCTCCTTTAAATATCCCCTTAAATAAATTCGTGTCCTCTCACGCTTAACTTTGACACGTGACCGGGAAAGAGTCGTGTAAATATTATTCATGGACATTCCGAATAAACCGGCTATTTCTTTCGGGGAAATTTGCTGAAAGAAGTATGCCTCGAAGACTTTTCTTTCCTGTCTCGTTAAACAGTTGAGAAGATCGTGGATCCCTTCAAGCATCTCTTTCTGCATAATCAGTTTTTCCGGATTTCCGTACTGAAGGTGTTTGTTTGAATTAACCCGCTGTGTGAGATGGTATAATATGTGGTCAATATCGTGGAAGTTAATCGTCTCATTGGAAGTATAATTCGTTTCTAGATGTGAAAATAATTGTTCTCCTTTATACAGCCCGCCGCGCCTCAGATTCATCCTGGCCTGATTACGGACAATCGTGCGCAGCCATGCCTGGAACCGTCTGGCGTCGATCAGGGTCCCCATGTGCATAAATGCTTTTATAAATGCCTCCTGAACAATATCCTCTGCAAGATTATTATCTTTCTCAAGCATTTGAGCCCAGTTCATTGCCTTACTCCTGTACCTTCTCACCAGTTCACCAAAGGCATCGTTGTTTCCTGTTCTTGCTATCTCAATTAATTCTGTTTCACTCATACATTTTAAATCAGCTTCTTCATTGGTAAGAGTCACACTTTTCACTCCTTAAAAACATCCACCTGTTAAAAATAGATGCTAAAAAGTATATAAACCTTACAAAAAAAATATGTAATTTGCTGCAGCCTGCTTATTTTATTGTAACAAACCGTGGTAACGAGGAAACTACTAATTTCATCTAAGTGGGGCAGGGTCAATACCCCGGGGGACAGTGAACCTGTCCATCTGTCTCATGATGTGGTAAAATATAACTAAGTAAAAAGTCTTGTTTGAAGTATCGCAGGTGCCTTTGTTTTTATCCAAAACAGTGAGCTAAAGGGGTGTGTTTCGAATAGACCGACAATCTGCTGTTCAAAAAAATCATCAGCTTAAGTTCATTACCGATAAGTTTATGCTCATAGCGCTTGTCATTCATATTTTTCTGACGTTCGTATTTTTCTGGATGGGTCTTACAATTTTAGGTTATGTAAATATCGTCAGTTCCCTGGTTTATTTAGCCGGATATTATATTAACAAAAAGGGCCATACGCTGGCCGCGCTCTACATAGGGCATATTGAGATCGTCATTCATGCGGCAATTGCGGTTTATTTACTTGGGGCTGGTTCAGGATTCCAATATTACATATTAGATGTTATTATTCTCACTTTCATAGCAGCAAAACCATCTACACTTGTAAAATCATTGATAGTTTTAGCGGACACAGCCATTTTTGCGGTGTTAACCCTTGTTTTCCGGTATCCAGTTATTCCGATAGACTCTGTAGTCGTGGACACTCTGCACTTTCTGAATATTGTTTTTGTCTGCGCTTCTTTAGCGATCGCTACTTATTTGTTCCGAAAAGTTACAGACTCGGCAGAAGAGAACCTAAGGAATCTTAACAAAAGACTTGAAACACTCGCTAACACGGATGGTTTAACGAAGCTGTTAAACCGCAGATGCATGATGGATAAACTGAACGAGGAAGTTCAAGGCTTCAAGGAGCATAAAGAACCTTTTACTTTAATTCTCGCTGATATTGATAGATTTAAGTCTATTAATGACACACATGGACATGACTGCGGAGATTTCGTGTTAAAAAAATGTGCTGAATTTCTAAAAGAAAGCCTTGGCAATAACCATGTTGCCCGCTGGGGTGGAGAAGAGTTTCTGTTCCTCCTTCGCAAAACGGAAAAAGAAGAAGCATATCATGTGGTAGAACAGCTGCGGCGAAGCTTTGAAGAGGATATTGAATTCCGCCATGAGGACAAAACGCTAAAAATCTCCCTCACTTTCGGATTAGCAGAATATAATGATGTCAAGCAGGACGTGTTTGAGCGTGTAAACATCGCCGATAAAGCTTTAATGCAAGGGAAGAATCAAGGGAAAAACTGTGTGGTAGTTATATAAATCGTGAGAGCATTCCTATTAATGAGGAATGCTTTTTTTGTATGGCTGGAGGAAAAGACGAGTTCGACATTTTTCGGGTGGTGCCTGTCACCCGAAGGTTTTGCGATAAAAATTTATTGTAAAACGATAAATAAAGATATATAGTTAAAGTAAATAAACAGGAGGTGTGCTTTAAATGAAACGAGGCTCCACAATATTTTTAAAAATAGCTGTTGTTCTTATAGGAATTCCAATTCTCGCTTTGTGCATACTGGGTTTGTACTGGTTACCAAACAATCCAGCAAGTCCCGATTATGATCATCTGCTGTATCCTGCTATTACAGGTATTTATATATCAGCAATACCATTTTTTATAGCTTTGTACCAGGCGTTTAAACTGCTGAATTATATCGATGTTAACAAGGCTTTTTCTATAGCATCTGTTAAGTCATTAAAGGTTATCAAAATTTGTGCAGTGATCATTAGCTCTTTGTACGTTGTTATTATGCCATTCGTTTTTTTCGTTGCAGAGCTTGATGATGCACCTGGCCTAATTATCATCGGAATGGTTCCTTTCTTTGCTTCATCGGTTATCGCCGTCTTTGCTGCGGTTCTGCAAAGACTTTTACAAGAAGCAATTGATATTAAAGCAGAAAATGATTTAACGGTCTGAGGTGATAATATGCCAATAATAATAAATATTGATGTGATGCTGGCAAAAAGAAAAATGAGTGTAACGGAACTCTCTGAAAAGGTGGGAATAACAATGGCGAACCTTTCCATATTGAAAAATGGGAAAGCAAAAGCAATCAGAATTTCCACTTTGGAATCTATATGCAAGGCATTGGATTGCCAGCCTGGGGACATTTTGGAATATAGAAGTGAAGATGATTCTCACAACGGATAGACCATATAAAAAAAACTGGATTTGGTGACGAAAGAAGGGTTGCCTTGCAGTGATGTATAATAAGTAAAGAACAGAAAGTCCAGAATCCAAATGGGGAGGAGGCTGATTATGAAAGTAAGCTTATTTGTAACCTGCCTTGGTGATTTGTTTCAAAGCGACGTAGGAAAAGCGACCGTGGAGGTGCTGGAAAGATTAGGCTGTGAAATAGATTTTCCTGAATCACAGGTCTGCTGCGGCCAGCCAGCATACAACAGCGGCTATGTGAAAGAGTCAAAGGAAGCTATGCAAAGGATGATGAAAGCCTTTGATCATTCTGAGTATGTCGTTTGTCCTTCAGGATCCTGTGCTTACATGTTCCATGAGTATGAGCATATTTTTAAAGGTGATCCTGTCTGGGAGCCGAAAGCTAAAAAACTGGCAGAAAAAACATATGAGTTAACAGAGTTTATCGTTGATGTTTTGCAAGTGGAAGATGTAGGAGCAAAATTTGAAGGAGATGTTACATACCACACCTCATGCCATATGACGAGATTGCTCGGTGTGAAGAGCGCACCAATGACGCTGTTGAGCAATGTGGAGGGCTTAAAATATACAGAATTGCCGGGTAAAGAACATTGCTGTGGTTTCGGAGGAACTTTTTCTGTAAAAATGGGGCCTATCTCGGAGCAAATGGTCGATGAGAAAGTACAGCATGTGGAGGAAACAGAAGCGGAGTTTTTAATTGGTGCAGATTCCGGCTGTTTGATGAATATTGGCGGAAGAATCAACCGAAAGGGAAAGCCGATTAAAGTGATGCATATTGCGGAAGTATTAAACAGCCGCTGAAACCTGGAGCTTCCAGGACCGTTTTACGAGAGGAGGAACACAAATGGCCATGAAAATCGGCAGCAATGAATTTAAGGAGCGTGTCGGTCAGGGAATTGACAATTCTTTTATGCGCGGTGCTGTATCAGGGGCCCAGGACAGTATGGGCGTAAGAAGGAGCAACGCGGCAGAAGAACTCGGTAACTGGGAGGACTGGCGTTCTCATGGAGAGGAAATCCGCCAGCACGTACTGGAGCATCTTGATTATTATTTAGAACAATTGAGTAAAAATGTGGCGGATCTGGGCGGCCATGTGTATTTTGCCGAGACAAAAGAAGAGGCAAACGAGTATATTCGAGGTGTCGCTCAAAAGAAACAGGCTAAGAAAATTGTTAAGGCTAAGTCAATGGTCACGGAAGAAATAGGCTTAAATTCTGTACTGGAAGAGGAAGGCTGTGAGGTCATTGAAACGGATCTTGGAGAATATATTCTCCAGGTGGATGATCACGACCCGCCTTCGCATATTGTTGTACCGGCACTACATAAAAATAAAGAACAGATTCGCGACGTTTTCAAAGAAAAATTGGGCTATGAAAAAACATCTAAACCAGAAGAACTAGCATTCCATGCCCGGGAAATGCTGCGCAAGGAATATATGAGCGCAGATATCGGCATTACAGGCTGTAATTTTGCAGTGGCAGAATCCGGGTCTATTAGTCTCGTAACGAATGAAGGAAACGCTGATTTAGTTACCGCCCTGCCAAAAACACAGATTACTGTGATGGGAATGGAAAGAATCGTACCTACTTTTGAAGAAATGGAAGTTCTCGTAAGTCTTTTAACCCGAAGTGCCGTTGGCCAGAAATTAACCAGCTATATTTCTGTTTTGACGGGACCGAGGGAAGCACTGGATGCAGACGGACCTGAAGAGTTTCACCTTGTAATCGTCGATAATGGGCGCTCAGACATACTCGGCGGAGAATTCCAGTCGATACTGCAATGCATTCGGTGCGCTGCCTGTATAAATGTTTGCCCGGTATACCGGCATATTGGCGGCCATTCCTATGGATCGATTTATTCAGGGCCCATTGGAGCTGTGTTATCACCACTTCTTGGAGGCTATGAGGAATATAAGGAACTTCCGTATGCTTCCACCCTTTGCGGTGCCTGTACAGAGGTATGTCCGGTGAAAATCCCGCTGCACGATTTACTGCACAAGCATCGCGAAGTTATCGTGGAAAAAGAGGGGAAAGCCCCGATATCTGAGAAGCTTCTCATGAAATCATTTGGAATCGGAGCAGCCTCGCCAACGCTTTATAATTTCGGTACGAAATTTGCGCCTGTTGCGTTAAATCCCTATACAAATGGAGAAAGCATTTCCAAGGGACCGGGACCAATGAAAGCATGGACGGATATCCGAGAGTTCCCTGCACCTAATAAAGAAAGGTTCAGAGACTGGTTTAAAAACCGCAAGAAGGAGGAGAATGCTCATGGCAGGGACGATTCAGAATCAAGATAAGTTTTTAAATAAAATTGCAAGCCGCTTTGGCCGGGAGCGCATTTCTTCAGCGGTGGAAAGACCAGACTGGAAATTCCGCCCCCAGG
Protein-coding regions in this window:
- a CDS encoding GGDEF domain-containing protein — translated: MFRIDRQSAVQKNHQLKFITDKFMLIALVIHIFLTFVFFWMGLTILGYVNIVSSLVYLAGYYINKKGHTLAALYIGHIEIVIHAAIAVYLLGAGSGFQYYILDVIILTFIAAKPSTLVKSLIVLADTAIFAVLTLVFRYPVIPIDSVVVDTLHFLNIVFVCASLAIATYLFRKVTDSAEENLRNLNKRLETLANTDGLTKLLNRRCMMDKLNEEVQGFKEHKEPFTLILADIDRFKSINDTHGHDCGDFVLKKCAEFLKESLGNNHVARWGGEEFLFLLRKTEKEEAYHVVEQLRRSFEEDIEFRHEDKTLKISLTFGLAEYNDVKQDVFERVNIADKALMQGKNQGKNCVVVI
- a CDS encoding (Fe-S)-binding protein; the encoded protein is MKVSLFVTCLGDLFQSDVGKATVEVLERLGCEIDFPESQVCCGQPAYNSGYVKESKEAMQRMMKAFDHSEYVVCPSGSCAYMFHEYEHIFKGDPVWEPKAKKLAEKTYELTEFIVDVLQVEDVGAKFEGDVTYHTSCHMTRLLGVKSAPMTLLSNVEGLKYTELPGKEHCCGFGGTFSVKMGPISEQMVDEKVQHVEETEAEFLIGADSGCLMNIGGRINRKGKPIKVMHIAEVLNSR
- a CDS encoding DUF2975 domain-containing protein, producing MKRGSTIFLKIAVVLIGIPILALCILGLYWLPNNPASPDYDHLLYPAITGIYISAIPFFIALYQAFKLLNYIDVNKAFSIASVKSLKVIKICAVIISSLYVVIMPFVFFVAELDDAPGLIIIGMVPFFASSVIAVFAAVLQRLLQEAIDIKAENDLTV
- a CDS encoding LutB/LldF family L-lactate oxidation iron-sulfur protein gives rise to the protein MAMKIGSNEFKERVGQGIDNSFMRGAVSGAQDSMGVRRSNAAEELGNWEDWRSHGEEIRQHVLEHLDYYLEQLSKNVADLGGHVYFAETKEEANEYIRGVAQKKQAKKIVKAKSMVTEEIGLNSVLEEEGCEVIETDLGEYILQVDDHDPPSHIVVPALHKNKEQIRDVFKEKLGYEKTSKPEELAFHAREMLRKEYMSADIGITGCNFAVAESGSISLVTNEGNADLVTALPKTQITVMGMERIVPTFEEMEVLVSLLTRSAVGQKLTSYISVLTGPREALDADGPEEFHLVIVDNGRSDILGGEFQSILQCIRCAACINVCPVYRHIGGHSYGSIYSGPIGAVLSPLLGGYEEYKELPYASTLCGACTEVCPVKIPLHDLLHKHREVIVEKEGKAPISEKLLMKSFGIGAASPTLYNFGTKFAPVALNPYTNGESISKGPGPMKAWTDIREFPAPNKERFRDWFKNRKKEENAHGRDDSESR
- a CDS encoding GyrI-like domain-containing protein, producing MMQLNTVKTMTSAAQAMYAMLQYTDKKDFSLSEIMGYSSHAFRMNIHPESVSPAGPTMFAPYELVSQNLKTLGVYTLTKSEFTPLSNKDLADTIRMAEARIDTGVPIISWDLFSPEFGLIYGYDHEQQVFYAKDMKKEGIINYSELNERASSHLFLCGFFESVPKRTQIMFRDALKKIIEHGDGKSPFAPYEYRHGLAGYDAWIRAFQTRKIDAFGNAYNMAVVADARKHATHFLTILSEKWEASTKLDQQVIDGLTEAKGFYSKVASYFDQLGKMFPFPQGGEPNDLAISQKAIELLQHAYEWERKGMEVFRRLESLLEQYADDNYMTPYRIKRTFEFAGVKHFAHPDQIESDAEMQMYELMKRDNSIVSRITNIKLFAYKSGQTGDEEKISYVVARPVSFKPYNLPKEMQYFKMEHNYAAIRVKMKEKKQGYETLKNWMLQQGIEENTTTYTIEFIRPPQHRSTEEEVEIYVPIIENSGR
- a CDS encoding helix-turn-helix transcriptional regulator → MPIIINIDVMLAKRKMSVTELSEKVGITMANLSILKNGKAKAIRISTLESICKALDCQPGDILEYRSEDDSHNG
- a CDS encoding RNA polymerase sigma factor, whose amino-acid sequence is MKSVTLTNEEADLKCMSETELIEIARTGNNDAFGELVRRYRSKAMNWAQMLEKDNNLAEDIVQEAFIKAFMHMGTLIDARRFQAWLRTIVRNQARMNLRRGGLYKGEQLFSHLETNYTSNETINFHDIDHILYHLTQRVNSNKHLQYGNPEKLIMQKEMLEGIHDLLNCLTRQERKVFEAYFFQQISPKEIAGLFGMSMNNIYTTLSRSRVKVKRERTRIYLRGYLKEQLGHDNSKRKVLAKPIIM
- a CDS encoding DinB family protein, which produces MNERQEALFTSLETYRKYLLDDLEDVTEEEAEIIPDGFRNNIRWNMGHTYLDQYLWILDVTGEKDETMKKFNQWFGFGTTPDNFTEETPSFQELKVMLENQIIDIKERYAHRLEEKHPPTSMEHYTTIEQVLVRTAFHEGMHTQAINDIKKCIRHAGKGQLRNQEEIS
- a CDS encoding GyrI-like domain-containing protein, which codes for MGVLNKSIITKEAFKVVGLEIDWSPDKDKPSENTIAKLWEKFNERYSEISHTVPMRCYGLMRFPPGWKEGEPFKYMACTEVTEVPADLPGGMTAAEIPRFDYAVLTYQGVIDEIRYANEYFFSEWAPKIEGFRFALPHCMEFYGERYTSNDDPKSVFELWFPLTGKN